A segment of the Eleutherodactylus coqui strain aEleCoq1 chromosome 6, aEleCoq1.hap1, whole genome shotgun sequence genome:
gtagactcctcaaagtttccaaggacctggcagatggctgccaaccaggcccagtcttctgtaaataattgaggagactgactcccactacgccgcccatgttggagttggtattccgcaatagctctacgctgctcatagagcctggccaacatgtggagcgtagagttccactgtgtgggcacgtcgcacagcaatcggtgcactggcagatgaaaccaatgttgcagggtccgcagggtggcagcgtccgtctttgagttgcggaaatatgcgctgacccggcgcacctttccgagcaggtatgacaagtgtgggtagcttttcagaaagagctgaaccaccaaattaaagacatgggccaggcatggcacgtgcgtgaggctgccgagctgcagagtctccaccagattacggccgttgtcacacacgaccatgcccggttggaggctcagcggcgcaagccagcggtcggtctgctctgtcagaccctgcagcagttcgtgggccgtgtgcctcttctctcctaagctgagtagttttagcacggcctgctgacgcttgcccaccgctgtgctgccgcgcgacaccgactgctggcaacaagCTGCTGACACATCCTGATTGCgatacagaggttgcgtaggaggaggaggaggagggtggtttagtggaggaagcatacaccgccgcagataccaccaccgagctggggcacgcaattcggggggtgggtaggacgtgagcggtcccaggctctgactctgtcccagcctccactaaattcacccaatgtgccgtcagggagatatagtggccctgcccgcctgtgcttgtccacgtgtctgttgttaagtggaccttggcagtaaccgtgttggtgagggcgtgtacaatgttgcgggagacgtggtcgtgcagggctgggatggcacatcgggaaaagtagtggcaactgggaaccgagtagcgcggggctgccgccaccatcatgcttttgaaagcctccgtttccacaagcctatacggcagcatctccaggctgatcaatttggcaatgtgcacgtttaacgcttgagcgtgcgggtgcgtggcggcgtacttgcgctcgcgctcaaacagtggcgctagcgacgtctggacgctgcactgagagacattgctggatggggccgaggacagcggaggtgagggtgtgggtgcaggccaggagacgatagtgcctgtgtcctcagaggggggttggatctcagtggcaggttggggcacagggggagaggcagtggtgcaaaccggaggcggtgaacggccttcgtcccaccttgtggggtgcttggccatcatatgcctgcgcatgctggtggtggtggctccccagctgatcttggcacgacaaaggttgcacaccactgttcgtcggtcgtcaggcgtctctgtgaaaaactgccacaccgtagagcaccttgacctctgcagggtggcatggcgcgagggggcgctttgggaaacagttggtggattattcggtctggccctgcctctacccctggccaccgcactggcttggcctgtgcccacaccctgacttgggcctccgcgtcctcgcccgcgtccacgtcctataggcctacccctacccctcagcatggtgtattaccagtagtgcagaaacagaatgtaattaaatgtgccgcttattggcctgtggttggaggctgacttcgcttacggaacgccaggaaataattttgcgcaagcctgctgtaacacttagctggctgcgtatgaattaggaggactactacacccagcagagacccagaacactgaggacagtcacaggcagcccaaatagatttttttcccaaaatgtttttgcaaaggcccactgcctatattcaataaatatatctgttctctctctgcgtcaccgctactggccctggagtatgtcaaataactgcagagtgttgcactgtggactggaatacagcggtgatttaacagccaacacagagccaggaaattattttgcgcaagcctgctgtaacacttagctggctgcgtatgaattaggaggactactacacccagcagagacccagaacactgaggacagtcacaggcagcccaaatagatttttttcccaaaatgtttttgcaaaggcccactgcctatattcaataaatatgtcttctgtccctgcctcacaatatatgtcttctgtccctgcctaaccacctcttctggccctggagtattactgcagggcgcaatgctctgcacggccgatataccaaaaaaaaaaaaagtgcaacactgcaaaaagcagcctccacactactgcacacggttagatgtggccctaagaaggaccgttggggttcttgaagcctaatatactcctaacgctctccctatagcaactccaccaagacagcactttccctcctctatgtcagaacgcatctgtggcgagccgcgggaggggccgatttttctactcgggtgacacctgatcttgccagccactcactgcaggggagtggtatagggcttgaacgtcgcagggggaagttgtaatgccttccctgtctttctattggccagaaaagcgcgctaacgtctcagagatgaaagtgaaagtaactcgaacatcgcgtggtactcgtcacgagtaacgagcatctcgaacaccctaatactcgaatgagtatcaagctcggacaagtacgttcgctcatctctaaaggtcacaccaaatattggtgtgattaacatttctcttttgttcattcactttgcattttgttaaccccttagtgaccaagcctatttgcgccttaatgaccatgctatggaaagtgttcactgcgttccccgcagccggattatcgctgcggggaacgcagtgaaattTTGCCTGTAGACAGGAGCcccaaaggttttgcatatcctagTGATTCTAACatagttttttcaccacatattgtacttcatttaggtggtaaaaatagacccatagaatttgtgtatatttattaagagcgctaaaattgggaacattttgaaaaatattaattttttcaccttttcagttgcactatctcaaatatgtgcaaacatactgtacaaatttttgatcagacatatatttccatttgtttatttTGATTGCACATCGgaaaagctgtagtttttttaaaccatttaggagacataatttaacatttattattaacattttgaggaacactttattttcctgcaccaagccaagattgcaaaggctcataggtgtcagaatgatagatacccctgaagtggcccagaacaccatcctggtcccctccataaatgtcatacatgtttgttctatgtagatgcactgtgcaaagcttgtcttgtcatatccagtgtgtgttgcacagctgcagtgcttgagaggcTAACTAACAAAAATCAGttcctgcatgtagatgtatcagttggtcatgtcatgtggtacaaatGAGACTATAAATGTgggtgcttgagagcgggaagagagtCCATCTTTAGGAGTtcggagagagtgctaacacagagtcacatggaagcaccttcagcttccatgtaggtgaagatggagacagaggagCGATATCCCGTAGAGTTTGAAgtgcagaagtgaatggagtgagtctCGCCATCAGAGAGCCAGCCTTACAATAATTCTGTACAGGTACcggttcacactacaggcttttcctgtgtggccggccaatgtcaggatcaccgcacagaggtactctaCTGAGTTACACCCATGTGCCAGCCGTTCAGGGTGTTTATTGTGTAAGCCTTTctttaaataattgtctgccagagagtctgtggagtgacccctaccccccttcctcctctggagtgctcccagtccaggagcggtaccatacagataaagTGAACTGTAGGACCatgttcatcctgtgtatcctccctgacttctgagctctagcctgctagtgttgaaagtgaattgtacctgccttgCTTTGAATACCTGTGTTGTAGAGTTAAAtctttaagtaaagttatactgtgccctaaccattcctggggacccgtgGTACTATACACAAGACTCTATGTTCTTTTCTCCACCATGTAGCATACCACTGTGTGGGAACTGTGGTGTCACAAGTGGtaagtactactacccccagcatcccGTTTATTAGCATTCCCTAttctaggggtgtcgaaggtggcctgcaatcctgctctggccttggctacgtgtcatccctctgtgACCAGAGCCCggtaagtgctgccatgacaagccaatACGTAACCCCCCCAACTCTTTACAGTAGTGAAGTGTCCGGGATCATCCCTCTGGGTTGTTGCACCCCCACAAataagaggagaaaaaataaaacactggacttttttctatagtgcacatgaaaatgaggatctgcaccccaaaatggagactgttgtttgttctgtgtttagaaacataccaattctggccctaatcgtatgtctgtatgtacaacggggcccaaaccaaaagcagcagccggtggctttcataaCAGACATCTTGCTTGAAattgtttcaggccccattgcccacttgtagagctcttcagcagccaaaaagacagaaaacccccacaaatgacctcattttgaaaattagactccttaatgaattttatctaggggtgtactgcatagtatgaccccacagtttttgaatcaaagctgaaggaaaaaataacgattttcattttttggaaattgtgtcattttaaaaactgttttttgtacaatgtacatataaatgaagactttcaccccaaaatggataccccgtttgtcccgtgttcagaaacatacccattgtggccctaatattatgtccgtatgcacaacgtggctcaaaccaaaaggagcattacactttaacagtcctttaacttttacaTAATCGTCATtacccattggataacgacgatcatgtgaccagggacacACTTACcttggccctcggtcactgctccaggctctcggctacctttagtagccaggaacaaggggattttaaatttcctggcttctgtgcttgcgtctgccattttggcgatgggcataCGTACCAAAACTagggaaaggtccgcagataaggatCCCATTGGGGAACATTGGGGGACATCATTAagataagtaatttcacctcccctcacggttcGGATCCGTGACagaaggtgaaactttagctttttttctaCTTTAACGTGATCGCagttaaccattggataacggcgatcatgtgaccaggaaccgcgtaCCGCAGCCCCCATGAAGTCTCCAGGCTCTTAGCTATGTTTAGTAGCCAGCAGCAGAgttattttaaattaccccggcaatctgctgCTTTTGCACATgcctccgccattttggcgaggggcacgtgcgcagaagccggggtaaggtctatGGATAAATACATGGTCCTTAgctacataatttcatctcctctcatggatatAATCCGTGATGGGCGATgacattttaactttttaaactttttttacactttttttacacttgaaatgatcactgcgctgtggaatatgttggcgctatacaaataaagattattattatcactgttatccattggataacagcgatcgcgtgaccaggaactgcatacagTGGCTCCCTGTGATATCTCTCTACTCCGGGCTGCATATGCTAGCagggagcagaggaatttttaaTTTCTCGAGAAgtgagcccttctgtgcacgtACCCAACGTATGACGTTTGGCGCGCATGAGCAGAAGACCggcatcaggtcctggaggaccagctCACTGCAAGACATCGCAGAGGACAGGGGTGAGAATTTCCACCTCCCCTCCAGGAGCTGATCCGTAAGGGtgggtaaaactttttttaactttctattgactttaatatgATACCggcaatcgcgtgaccgggggggCTTTCAGCAGCTCCCCATGCCAGCTCCAgaatgtcggctacctccgggtactgacagcatggagctgtcacactctcagcccatggggctttaatccccagaggaagcatgtttttatgtcctctgggattaaagcccactaaagcaggacataaaaagtcaatggagtggtcactaaggggttaattgacaaaaataaaccatTGACATATCTGTTGAAAGAGTTCTTACTTTGCAggattttttccacatctgcctaaaacttatATAATaaattactatactttttgcacttGCGGGTCAGGGTCACAATGGCATAGGACACATCCCCACTATGATTttagggctatttagcctaatgacttCCAAATatattctttttccagcggaattatgcaGCATATTGTTCAATTGTACCCGTATTTTGTGTGCCTCTGCGTACCTCCTATaaacttctatggagacctttgatgcgcaaatgcgcacagaaatagagcatgccatttTTTTTGGTGTGTGCATATTATGCATGTGTGATAAAGAGTACTGAAAATcacatccattgaaatcaatgggttctattctctgtgtattgtgtacaCAGATACTCTGGTATGAAGGGGCCCTTAGATTGTAGTGTGCGAACATCTGGATGCTGCAAGTTGGGCTCTGCTACTCCATTGTATAGACCAgtgtttccaaactccagtcctcagggactgccaaggtcatgttttcaggatttcctcagtattgcacaggtgatgtaattatggtcagtgcctcagacattgccacagatgttcttaccatagaatatcctgaaaacatgacctgttgggaggtcctgaggactggagttaggtaCACCTGGTGTAGATCAATCCCTACGGACAAATTTCTGACCTACAGACGTCTTCAGGTACGACTACAAAGGATCCATCTTAAATGAGAGCAGATTCACATATTTGTCACAGTTTGGCCACAATTTCACAAAACACATAAAAAGTCCTGGCCAAAGTATGATGTGTGAATATACCATAAAAGAGTAATCAAGTTCAACTTCTAAAGAGTCGGTGCCCGTGCAGCACCCACTGTAATAATGATTGGAGCGCGACCCATTCATGGGGAAACTACATAGACATCCAGTGGAAATAAAGACACGGACACAAATATATAAAAGAAAGAAGCTTTTATTTGTAGTTATAGACAATGGTACATTTTATGTTGGGAAATTTTAAGGCTGAGTTGAtcgagagaaggaaaaaaaaaacccttgagGTACGAGCCAATTGGCCTCAaaggtacgttcacacgtagcagaaatacGGCAGAATCACGGAAAatgtgcagcatttctgcatcagaaACCACATCAGAATCTGCACCATTAATTCAGTCTGCAGCGCCGACCCTCTCACCTCCAAATACTGAGCACTCAGCGCAGCGCACGTTCCTTACCTGGAAACGGCTACTGAGTGCCGCtgtcactggtcaggtgatgtggaagtgggaGCATCACTTGACCAGCGGCAGCGGTGGCCACGGGCTCTGTAGCGGTGACTGGATGAAGGATGTGCTCTGCAGTGATGGCTCAGTATCCGAGGTGAGAGGGTCGGCGTTGCAGACTGAAATCAGCTGCTGATCTGGAGCTTAAGCACTCAAATTCTCACCaacaatgcagattttgatgtagaaatgttacagattttACCACTGTGTAAAaaccacagcatttctgctacgtgcCAACGTGCccaaggggaaaaaatccttcctgatgccaaatatggcaatcagagcaagtcccaggatcaaagccgataTTTAACCTGACTTTATAAAGTATAATGTTTTCTATTCCTAAATCTGAATATATAATCTGTTATTACTATTTACCAtgtgtgtgaaatataaagtgtatcaaGCTACACCTATTTATAGACtgttttgatccagaggaaggcgaaaacccccttgaggaaagagccaattatcctgttttaagggggaaaaattccttcctgaccccaaatatggcgaccagaataaatctcaggatcaagcggcagccgctcacctccctggtatatgtgatgtcagctagaaAATATACAAAGCTAAAGATATTTATATAGGTTTATATTGTGTTGTTGTTAATGTGGCTACTTCCCTATAAATAAAACccaaccctatttaaggctgtgagatgatccagaggaaggcaaaaacctccttgaggtgtgagccaattgtcctcaagttggaaaaattccttcctgaccccaaatatggcgatcggaacaagtcccaggatcaaagccgaaatCTACACCTATcagtgtgtgtatgcgtgtgtctatgtatgtgcctATACTTGTGTCTAATCTTCATGTATGTGGTGTACTACTTACCCGGCCGGTgctgaggtcttactagtaaccaggagttcagggataatagtcactcgggctatttttcctgaactcgccagttaccaatcaagcacaggccgctcctgggggtGAAGAGGGTTTTCAGGAGAGGATGAGGTCCGATGCCAGACGATTATATATTATGCCAAGGTTGAGGGTAGCGTGGTGGAAATATGCAGCACAGTTGATGGAAAGAGGATGATTTAGGCAAGCCaaggtcttctacagcagcagagtcgtgggTTCAGGAGACAGTTGGCACGGGCTcagcctacaagacataagagAGGAAATGTTTTTATATCAAACTTTCTAAGGTATGTGGATTTGTTACAATGAATGGATATAATGgtaggtgtcctgtgtgtataagtatgtataggtgtacagatatgtatgtgtaggtgtgtatagagggtacttaccagatggttgtggcttcctgCACAATTGGATTCTTCCCatcatcctaagaagaagcagaGACTAAGTGAGTAGAAGACTGCAGACCTGACATAGTGACATGAAGCAGGATTATTATATGACCTCATGTTCTGTCTAACACCAGGGAAACAATGATAATGAACAAAGAGATCAGACTGAAGAACATTATCCCTGGagaaggaagatcttaccgggtccagcttggtgaagtgaaCGAGAATCCGGTCACGGTACGAAGGGGTGTGCCATCCTCCGGCCACTGCAGGTTTTCATTCTCCAGAACTCTGCTGAATGGCTTGAATGGTGGCTGTTCTCTCTTCAGCTCCAAGTTCTTCCAATTCATGGTGTTAAAGAAGGGGTGATCTCTAATGTCCTCATTCAcacccagcctcttctcaggATTGTTGCACAGTAGTCTCTCCAGAAGATCTTTTAAGCCTGCATCGAGCCAAGATGGAAATCTGGGATCCTTTCCAtagtagaaaggggactgtcctgccgccatccaggatacgacaatccccaggctccaccagtcgaccgCTGCGTCGTATGTCTTCCCaagaagcacctctggggccataTACTGAAGTGTGCCCGTCCTTCCTGTTATCTTATTAGACGCGGTGACTCCGTCtcgggccagccccaggtcgatcaggcggatgtgcccagcgctgTCCAACATGATGTTTTCTGGCTTTATGTCTCTgcaatgaaaaaagaaaagagaaatgcAAATAAGTGGAGATACAGGAGACTTCGGGATGTAGCGCAGCAAAACCGGGCCTAAtgcaggactctgggaaagctggggcaCTATTATAAGGGAGCAAAGAAATGTGGAACAGTTCTGCTTACCGGTGGACGATGGTGCGTCGGTGCAAGAACTGGAGGCCGCAtacaatctccgctgtgtagaatctgacggagagaagagtgtagtatcaatgacatgaaatcagttcCCTAACATCATGTCACCAACGTGTCTGTCCCCCCAGAAGAGAAGAGCTGCTGTTTGTGGCGTACGGCCTCCATTCTTCTATATCTCACCCATCATGTCACCCTTAGTATTTCCAGTCTCCTGATCAGTCATTTACTTACCTCACACTGCTGATGTCCAAGCggccgcacatcctgatcattgtcgccaggcttcctccggacagatactccaTGACGAAGTAGGCTtggtctgcagactgctgggcGGCATACAGATGGCatatgaaggggcagtcttgggccttcagaaGAATCTGTCGCTCTCTCATTAGTGCAATTGGGTTGCTCCTTCTTCTGtcgacaaccttgatggccatgaaggtgtttcttccggggaatgatgccaggaccacctcaagagaACAAGAAGGAAATGATgactgacagcggccagaggggaAGATCCTATACATTTATCAGTAGGGGTTTAGGCTATTCTGCTGCCAACGTCTCGGTCCACACATAGCAGATCTGCACCAACATCCGCAGGTAACACACAGATTTCAGCCCCCATTTGAAGAGCTAAAATTTGTgctaaaaatctgcaacaaaatgtaACGTGCTGTAAATTCACAATCCGCACCGCAGGTCAATGTGCACAGGGGATTCTCTCTGCAGTTTGTAGAGGAGATTTCTTATATtcctggaaatgctgtggattttctgcaaccAATTCTTCTCCGCAATTTCTTCTTCCCGTGAGGCCGTGAGACTGTACGCATTTTTATGTACGCCCATACGCAGCGTATATGCGCATGAATGACTTATTGACACGATCAAGTCTCGATCTTAATTAGTGTATTTAAAGCCATTCGCACGGGGCGCTGCTGCATG
Coding sequences within it:
- the LOC136631568 gene encoding protein kinase C delta type-like, which gives rise to MTFDLHSANCHLLSTVCGSDWIDGYWIVNMASIGHGDRDKRKREEESVSRLSERKKRRSGENAIIIKDEEPTPGTSQDPGPSDSGFYINRFTSLQILGRGSFSKVVLASFPGRNTFMAIKVVDRRRSNPIALMRERQILLKAQDCPFICHLYAAQQSADQAYFVMEYLSGGSLATMIRMCGRLDISSVRFYTAEIVCGLQFLHRRTIVHRDIKPENIMLDSAGHIRLIDLGLARDGVTASNKITGRTGTLQYMAPEVLLGKTYDAAVDWWSLGIVVSWMAAGQSPFYYGKDPRFPSWLDAGLKDLLERLLCNNPEKRLGVNEDIRDHPFFNTMNWKNLELKREQPPFKPFSRVLENENLQWPEDGTPLRTVTGFSFTSPSWTR